Proteins encoded within one genomic window of Oscillospiraceae bacterium:
- a CDS encoding SH3 domain-containing protein, which translates to MSKKIIAIIITIIMCITTLSLPVYAGDGDSFNSNESCETEGVYDYGEYGDCTITSPVSGGTDITSTYRIAGNNTDSYVYVTILSSAAVYYGPSTSYVLRETLTYAQGGYAIERSGSYYLVQYTKNGVTTRGYILSTSLSGSLSSVSYENNNINILGINTYGSTVHVYGGPGTTYADIGTISNRELITVLKAENSSWYHIEYYTSSGNKRGYVSESYILIPQYGYNKPITSGYRTKDYSGSHNGIDIGGVGTTTSVYAITNGSAEYLTRHENDPEEGLVMVSYGNYIKLTCSDTGIIAYYAHLSIFRGGFTYLTYPNPDEPRGISVNTIEISRGTLSVAAGLYLGRTGSTGNSTGNHLHFEVRAGNDSTILDPFTYVLFPNMPY; encoded by the coding sequence ATGTCAAAGAAAATAATCGCAATAATCATAACAATTATCATGTGTATAACAACATTGTCACTACCCGTCTATGCAGGAGATGGAGATTCATTCAATTCAAACGAAAGTTGTGAAACTGAAGGTGTTTATGACTATGGTGAATATGGGGATTGTACTATAACATCTCCCGTTTCCGGAGGAACTGATATTACATCAACTTATCGCATCGCAGGTAATAACACTGATTCTTATGTATATGTTACAATATTAAGTTCTGCCGCTGTTTATTATGGGCCAAGTACGAGCTATGTCCTTAGAGAAACCCTTACATATGCTCAGGGCGGTTATGCAATCGAAAGATCAGGATCGTATTACTTGGTTCAATATACAAAAAACGGCGTAACTACACGAGGTTATATTTTAAGCACATCTCTTTCGGGTAGTTTATCTTCTGTTTCTTATGAAAACAACAATATCAACATATTGGGCATAAATACATATGGCAGCACTGTTCATGTATACGGTGGTCCCGGAACCACATATGCTGATATTGGTACGATCAGTAACAGAGAATTAATTACCGTGTTAAAAGCAGAAAATTCCTCTTGGTATCATATTGAATACTACACATCTAGCGGAAACAAAAGGGGATATGTATCAGAAAGTTATATTTTAATTCCACAATATGGTTATAATAAACCAATTACCAGTGGTTATAGAACTAAAGATTATAGTGGTTCGCATAATGGTATTGATATCGGAGGTGTAGGTACAACAACCTCTGTATATGCCATCACAAACGGAAGTGCAGAATATTTAACACGTCATGAAAATGACCCTGAAGAAGGCCTTGTAATGGTCAGTTATGGCAACTATATTAAGCTGACATGCTCTGATACTGGAATAATAGCATATTATGCTCATTTATCCATATTCCGTGGTGGATTTACCTATCTGACTTATCCAAATCCTGATGAGCCTCGTGGAATATCTGTAAACACCATTGAAATTTCAAGAGGGACATTGTCTGTGGCTGCTGGATTATACTTAGGTCGTACAGGTTCAACGGGGAATTCCACGGGGAATCACCTCCACTTTGAAGTAAGAGCAGGTAATGATAGTACCATTCTTGATCCATTCACGTATGTGCTTTTCCCCAATATGCCATATTAA
- a CDS encoding FAD-dependent oxidoreductase: MRHIKHETDFCVVGGGMAGMCAAIAAARHGAKVILMQDRPVLGGNASSEIRMHICGADRSDGKGLRESGILEEIELANIYHNAMRNFSMWDMVLFSMVKREKNIMLLLNCSCNEIEMSGNTIVSVKGWQGTSEIFHTVKAKLFADCSGDSVLAPLSGAQFRIGREARDEFGESIEPEQADKKTMGMSCLIQAKKYDRKMEYRPPEWATKLDYDYEKLLSTRGANIENCTNFWWLELGGENDSIHDTDKLRDELVALAFGVWDYIKNSGKYNADDWAIEWVGFLPGKRESRRYEGDYMLTQNDIRDVRAFDDIVGYGGWSMDDHNPGGFQFAGKPTIFHPAPQPYNIPYRCLYSKNIENLFFAGRNISATHAAMSSTRVMGTCAILGQAVGAAAAIATKNGTTPRGVLQNHLAELQNTLLEDNCYLPSKEKKISPLTAKGRFVCDGTNSEALTNGIERNLGDVNHFHGSRIDLVWEKPERVGQMRIVFDSELERLDKNMPFEWGMEPYHRRMPNRLVRDFDISVKVNGFWVLKQQVRDNHERLVRITLDLVCESVRLDIIKTWGGENTANIFAFEAQD, translated from the coding sequence ATGAGACACATTAAACACGAGACCGATTTTTGCGTGGTGGGCGGCGGGATGGCCGGCATGTGCGCGGCGATTGCGGCGGCACGGCACGGCGCAAAAGTGATTTTAATGCAGGACAGGCCGGTGCTGGGCGGCAACGCCTCCTCCGAGATTCGCATGCACATTTGCGGCGCTGACCGCAGCGACGGCAAGGGCTTACGCGAGAGCGGCATTCTGGAAGAAATTGAACTGGCGAATATCTACCACAACGCCATGCGCAATTTCAGCATGTGGGATATGGTTTTATTTTCGATGGTCAAACGCGAAAAGAACATCATGCTGCTGCTGAACTGCTCGTGCAATGAAATTGAAATGTCGGGAAATACCATCGTCAGCGTCAAGGGCTGGCAGGGTACTTCCGAGATCTTTCACACGGTCAAGGCCAAACTCTTTGCCGATTGTTCGGGCGACAGCGTGCTGGCGCCGTTGTCGGGTGCGCAGTTCCGAATCGGCCGGGAGGCAAGAGACGAGTTCGGCGAATCCATCGAACCCGAACAGGCCGATAAAAAGACCATGGGCATGAGCTGCTTGATTCAGGCGAAAAAGTATGACCGCAAGATGGAATACCGCCCGCCGGAATGGGCAACGAAACTCGATTACGATTATGAAAAGTTGCTTTCGACAAGGGGTGCGAATATTGAAAACTGCACCAACTTCTGGTGGCTGGAACTCGGCGGCGAAAACGACAGCATTCACGACACCGACAAACTGCGTGACGAGTTGGTCGCGCTGGCGTTCGGGGTCTGGGATTATATCAAAAACAGCGGGAAATACAACGCCGACGACTGGGCCATCGAGTGGGTCGGCTTTTTGCCGGGCAAGCGCGAGAGCCGCCGTTATGAGGGCGATTACATGCTGACGCAGAACGACATTCGGGACGTCAGGGCATTCGACGATATCGTCGGGTACGGCGGTTGGAGCATGGACGACCACAACCCCGGCGGGTTTCAGTTTGCGGGAAAGCCGACGATTTTTCACCCCGCGCCGCAGCCCTACAACATTCCGTACCGATGTCTTTACAGCAAAAATATCGAAAACCTGTTTTTCGCCGGACGCAACATCAGCGCGACCCACGCGGCCATGTCCTCGACGCGGGTGATGGGTACCTGTGCGATATTGGGGCAGGCCGTCGGTGCCGCGGCCGCAATCGCAACGAAAAACGGCACGACACCGCGCGGCGTACTGCAAAACCATCTGGCGGAACTGCAGAATACCTTGCTGGAGGACAACTGTTATCTGCCGTCGAAAGAGAAAAAAATCTCTCCGCTGACCGCAAAAGGTCGTTTTGTCTGCGATGGGACGAATTCGGAAGCGTTGACAAATGGCATCGAACGCAATCTCGGCGACGTCAATCATTTTCACGGCAGCCGGATTGACCTTGTCTGGGAAAAACCCGAGCGGGTCGGACAAATGCGCATCGTGTTTGACAGCGAACTTGAGCGGCTTGATAAAAATATGCCCTTTGAGTGGGGCATGGAGCCGTATCACCGCAGGATGCCGAACCGGCTTGTGCGGGATTTCGACATTTCGGTGAAAGTCAACGGGTTTTGGGTGTTAAAGCAACAGGTCAGAGACAATCACGAGCGGCTTGTTCGGATCACGCTCGATTTGGTGTGCGAATCCGTTCGGCTGGATATAATCAAAACTTGGGGCGGTGAAAACACCGCAAACATCTTTGCGTTTGAAGCGCAGGATTAA
- a CDS encoding cation:proton antiporter: protein MSFEILLYVAIIMVGGLLFGRLGKFIKLPNVTGYLVAGLIIGLLIHILPQKEQLQQAVDQFSVVSEMALGFIAFSVGIEFKFKYFKQVGAAPIVIANTEAFGAVILVTATLLIFGVDPKLSILLGAIAAATAPAQTILVIQQYKSKGLLTSMLLSVVALDDAVALIAFGFAAAIVKAMEGTGAVTVMNFVSPFLDIVISFAIGIAAGALMSLFFRWFHKPNNRLCVMIGFIFLTLWAADAADASPLLACMALGVAITNIVSDIDGVAKVIESFTPPIYMIFFVISGAGFDVGALAKIGLIGAIYIVMRVAGKWLGAWFGGKVTKSDETINKYLGPTLMPQAGVAIGLIIAAKSLLPAEYASQLQTIILGSTFVYSIIGPSVAKSALVKAGNIILPDKKKAETPAKT, encoded by the coding sequence TTGAGTTTTGAAATTCTTTTATACGTCGCGATCATCATGGTCGGCGGACTGCTGTTCGGTCGACTTGGGAAATTCATTAAACTCCCCAATGTAACCGGATATCTGGTCGCAGGTCTGATCATCGGGCTGTTGATTCACATTCTGCCCCAAAAAGAGCAATTACAGCAAGCCGTGGATCAGTTCTCGGTTGTCTCGGAAATGGCGCTTGGATTTATTGCCTTTTCAGTCGGTATCGAGTTCAAATTTAAATACTTTAAGCAGGTCGGTGCGGCACCGATCGTCATCGCCAACACCGAAGCCTTCGGCGCGGTGATTTTGGTTACGGCGACTTTATTGATTTTCGGCGTCGATCCGAAACTGTCGATTTTACTTGGTGCAATTGCTGCGGCAACCGCACCCGCACAGACGATTTTGGTCATCCAGCAATATAAGTCGAAAGGCCTTTTGACGTCAATGCTGCTGAGCGTCGTTGCTCTCGATGATGCGGTCGCTTTGATCGCGTTCGGTTTTGCCGCCGCCATCGTCAAAGCGATGGAAGGTACCGGAGCGGTGACGGTCATGAACTTCGTCTCACCGTTCCTTGATATTGTGATTTCCTTTGCGATCGGTATCGCGGCAGGGGCGCTGATGTCACTGTTTTTCCGGTGGTTTCATAAGCCGAACAACCGCCTTTGTGTGATGATCGGATTTATCTTCTTGACGCTATGGGCTGCAGATGCCGCAGACGCCTCTCCGTTGTTGGCTTGCATGGCGTTGGGTGTTGCAATCACCAATATTGTCTCCGATATCGATGGAGTTGCCAAAGTAATCGAGTCATTTACGCCGCCGATCTATATGATCTTCTTTGTGATCTCGGGCGCGGGATTCGATGTCGGCGCACTCGCAAAGATCGGCTTGATCGGCGCGATCTATATCGTGATGAGAGTCGCCGGGAAATGGCTCGGCGCATGGTTCGGCGGCAAGGTGACCAAATCTGATGAGACGATCAATAAATATCTCGGTCCGACGCTGATGCCGCAGGCCGGTGTTGCAATCGGCCTGATCATTGCGGCAAAATCGCTTCTGCCGGCGGAATACGCCAGCCAGCTGCAAACGATTATCCTCGGATCCACGTTTGTCTATTCGATCATCGGGCCCAGCGTCGCTAAGAGCGCGTTGGTCAAGGCGGGAAATATTATATTACCCGATAAGAAGAAAGCCGAGACCCCGGCAAAAACGTAG
- a CDS encoding DUF6259 domain-containing protein, with product MAFQNQLNFTVSPNGDRLIWSAKDLPLCGRQNTDFWRLMLDDGYRREMTVKSSEQTGCVTVNGNTTTITYDHVIGTDGRRFEVTLTLRIVQNKDALFFESEISNHDAARVNEFQYPYIDLGTVCDEVRENDVLVRPNGLGERIKNPWAALENTHTEYMSADYHEIKSILLYPRPASMSWFGIESAGNFLYIGRHDKLCRSFSMLSAIQPRECSEPRLVSTVCQYPFAAQGETLTCAPVVVSLTKGDWRNGSDIFGAFAGETFFKHAQPPEWVRNMTGWQRIIMRHQFGEKFWNYSDLPRIYREGKESGLDTLLVFGWWKGRFDNNYPIYEADDDLGGEEGLKAAVEEIHRLGGRVILYANGNLIDRKTDFYREQGHDIARIDIDGNEYEEHYRFSNDGTVLSNYGYKTFSSACQATWGWQKQLVNVGKYKLTFNPDALFFDQLGGAAHLCFNENHRHGRRVDMDYTYRSENFLALRELLNPEQALATECTNDLVSAMTDFLHGCDFGNFYRRNKNDRWQDTMFPQMFLRTFPEVIMTNRFVHDCRVDWKKELNHAFIHGFRFDVSIYRGRNSTIADLPEYAAYIKKLIALKDEYREFFYHGRYICETALVVPEGVQYTEYQNSDRRMFAFWNKSSKTTTFNAAGKNIRINPEDVTCVVI from the coding sequence ATGGCGTTTCAAAACCAATTGAATTTTACCGTTTCTCCAAACGGAGACCGCCTTATCTGGTCCGCAAAAGACCTCCCGCTTTGCGGCAGACAGAATACTGACTTTTGGCGGCTGATGCTCGACGACGGATACAGGCGGGAAATGACCGTCAAATCCTCCGAACAAACCGGCTGTGTGACCGTAAACGGCAATACCACAACGATTACCTACGACCATGTCATCGGCACTGACGGACGGCGTTTTGAAGTAACCCTGACGCTTCGAATCGTCCAAAATAAAGACGCACTGTTTTTTGAATCCGAGATCAGCAACCATGACGCCGCCCGTGTCAACGAGTTCCAATATCCCTATATCGACCTCGGCACCGTCTGCGATGAAGTCCGTGAAAATGACGTGCTTGTGCGCCCGAACGGACTCGGCGAACGGATTAAAAATCCCTGGGCAGCGCTTGAAAATACCCACACCGAATATATGAGCGCGGATTATCACGAGATCAAATCGATTTTGCTGTATCCCCGTCCGGCCTCAATGTCCTGGTTCGGCATTGAGAGTGCAGGCAACTTTTTATACATCGGCCGCCATGATAAACTCTGCCGGTCGTTTTCCATGCTCTCCGCGATACAGCCCCGTGAATGCAGCGAACCCCGTCTGGTCAGCACCGTCTGCCAATATCCCTTTGCGGCACAGGGCGAGACGCTTACCTGCGCACCCGTTGTCGTCTCGCTGACGAAAGGCGACTGGCGCAACGGTTCGGATATTTTCGGCGCATTTGCCGGAGAGACCTTTTTCAAACACGCGCAGCCGCCCGAATGGGTGCGGAATATGACCGGCTGGCAGCGCATCATCATGCGTCACCAGTTCGGCGAAAAATTCTGGAACTATTCCGACCTGCCGCGGATTTACCGCGAAGGGAAAGAGTCCGGACTTGATACTTTGTTGGTTTTCGGCTGGTGGAAAGGCCGCTTCGACAACAACTACCCGATTTACGAGGCCGATGATGATCTCGGCGGCGAAGAGGGTCTGAAAGCGGCGGTTGAAGAGATTCACCGGCTCGGCGGTCGTGTGATTTTATACGCAAACGGCAATCTGATCGACCGAAAAACCGACTTTTACCGCGAACAGGGACACGACATCGCCCGTATTGACATCGACGGCAACGAATACGAGGAGCATTACCGTTTCTCCAACGACGGCACGGTGCTCAGCAATTACGGCTACAAAACGTTTTCAAGCGCCTGCCAAGCCACCTGGGGCTGGCAGAAGCAGCTTGTGAACGTCGGAAAATACAAGCTGACGTTCAATCCGGACGCGCTGTTTTTCGACCAGCTCGGCGGGGCCGCGCACCTATGCTTCAACGAAAACCACCGGCACGGCAGGCGCGTGGATATGGATTATACCTACCGTTCCGAAAATTTTCTCGCCCTGCGCGAATTACTCAATCCGGAACAAGCGCTCGCCACCGAATGCACCAACGACCTCGTCAGCGCCATGACGGACTTTCTGCACGGCTGCGACTTCGGCAATTTTTATCGCCGCAATAAAAACGACCGCTGGCAGGACACAATGTTTCCGCAGATGTTTTTGCGCACATTCCCTGAGGTTATCATGACCAATCGTTTTGTGCACGACTGCCGTGTCGACTGGAAAAAAGAGCTCAACCATGCGTTCATCCACGGTTTCCGCTTCGACGTCTCCATCTACCGGGGACGAAACAGTACCATTGCGGATCTGCCCGAATACGCCGCCTATATCAAGAAACTGATCGCGCTGAAAGACGAATACCGCGAATTTTTCTACCACGGCCGCTATATCTGCGAGACAGCGCTCGTTGTGCCCGAGGGTGTTCAGTACACCGAGTATCAAAACAGCGACAGACGCATGTTCGCTTTTTGGAATAAGAGCAGTAAAACAACTACATTTAATGCAGCCGGTAAAAACATCCGCATAAATCCCGAAGATGTTACCTGCGTCGTGATATGA
- a CDS encoding glycosyltransferase family 4 protein, with translation MDSAQKKPKVLMTASVASMIDLFNMSNIDVLQSMGYEVHVAANFQSGNITDQKRVDEFKAELAARGIKVYDIPVPRNIFAFKKIAESDRMFRKIYTENQYRFVHCHSPIGGVLARLCARKVRKKQGTKMVYTAHGFHFFNGAPLHYWLFYFPIEWYCSFFTDVLITINHEDFRFAQKHLRAKKTTYVQGVGVDLLRFSEGTAALQTLRKELGIPEDAFAVITVGELSARKNQQVILKAIAASNRNIHYILVGFGQEEHYLRRLSEEFGITDRVHFLGYRSDVADLYHAADVFCFPSFHEGLSLSLMEAMASGLSVLCSDIRGNRDLIVDKKGGFLYAPTDVSAFAEGLTILVDDPSLRARFGAFNAERIRDFSSEVIGEKMRGIYREL, from the coding sequence GTGGATTCGGCACAGAAAAAACCGAAGGTACTGATGACGGCTTCCGTTGCATCGATGATTGATTTATTCAATATGAGCAACATTGATGTTTTACAGTCAATGGGGTATGAAGTTCATGTGGCGGCTAATTTTCAAAGCGGCAATATCACCGATCAGAAACGGGTAGATGAATTCAAGGCGGAACTGGCCGCTCGCGGCATCAAAGTATACGATATTCCGGTGCCGAGAAACATTTTTGCTTTTAAAAAGATTGCAGAATCCGACCGGATGTTTCGAAAAATTTATACGGAGAACCAATACCGGTTTGTCCACTGCCATTCCCCGATCGGCGGGGTTTTGGCGCGGCTTTGTGCACGGAAAGTTCGAAAAAAACAAGGCACAAAGATGGTATACACGGCGCATGGGTTCCATTTTTTCAATGGCGCACCGCTGCATTACTGGCTTTTTTACTTTCCCATCGAGTGGTATTGTTCTTTTTTCACAGACGTTTTAATCACCATCAATCATGAGGATTTTCGCTTTGCCCAAAAGCATTTGCGTGCCAAAAAGACCACCTATGTGCAGGGCGTGGGCGTTGATTTATTGCGGTTTTCCGAAGGTACGGCAGCGTTGCAGACCCTGCGAAAAGAACTCGGAATTCCTGAAGATGCTTTTGCGGTTATCACAGTGGGTGAATTATCTGCAAGAAAGAATCAACAGGTAATTTTAAAAGCAATCGCAGCGTCAAATCGGAATATTCATTACATATTGGTAGGCTTTGGGCAGGAAGAACATTATTTGCGCCGTTTGTCCGAAGAGTTTGGCATCACAGACCGGGTGCATTTTCTCGGATATCGAAGTGATGTTGCAGATCTGTATCACGCTGCCGATGTATTTTGTTTCCCGTCATTTCATGAGGGGTTATCGCTGTCGTTGATGGAGGCGATGGCTAGTGGGCTGTCGGTATTGTGTTCTGATATCCGAGGGAATCGGGATTTAATCGTCGATAAAAAAGGCGGTTTTCTCTATGCGCCGACGGACGTGTCGGCATTTGCCGAGGGATTGACGATCTTGGTGGATGATCCCTCATTGAGAGCGCGTTTCGGCGCATTTAACGCCGAACGGATTCGGGATTTTTCCTCCGAAGTCATCGGGGAAAAGATGCGGGGGATTTATCGGGAATTATGA
- a CDS encoding glycosyltransferase family 4 protein — protein MKKIFFVLGGMSRGGAERVISILANRCAQDNWDVSVLMLLTNRCEYPLNPAIKLIDLTGGGGSRMKKAPYWIRELRALMRLEKPDVVVSFVARINLLTLFAARGLQQRVIISERNDPTMDGRSVLVKFATNLLYSKADGIVFQTERAKNYFKKRIAEKSVVIGNPVQVSIQAKSEKQNKIVTAGRLMAQKNHKMLIDAFSRVHQDFPACRLYIYGEGDLRCKLEKQIRELGLEGYVFLPGNMADIHERISDAKLFVLSSDYEGQSNALLEAMAMGLPVISTDCAGSDEVIRDGENGLLVPVGDTDAMAVSIEKLLGNDELCAIMGAQAKKDVKKFDAGYILRRWCDLLIGSDKIETERETNETRDSHQTDRDAAAAGQMVGKN, from the coding sequence ATGAAAAAGATCTTTTTTGTCCTCGGGGGAATGAGCCGGGGCGGCGCGGAACGGGTGATTTCAATTTTGGCGAACCGCTGTGCCCAAGACAATTGGGATGTCAGTGTTTTGATGCTGTTGACCAACCGCTGCGAATATCCGCTGAACCCCGCGATAAAATTGATTGATTTGACGGGCGGAGGCGGCTCCCGGATGAAAAAAGCGCCGTATTGGATCCGGGAACTCAGGGCTTTGATGCGTCTTGAAAAGCCGGACGTGGTGGTCTCGTTTGTCGCCCGTATTAACTTGCTCACGTTGTTTGCGGCAAGAGGATTGCAGCAGCGGGTAATTATCTCAGAGCGAAACGACCCTACTATGGACGGCAGAAGTGTTCTTGTCAAGTTTGCGACGAATCTGCTTTACTCAAAAGCCGACGGCATTGTCTTTCAGACCGAGCGTGCAAAGAATTACTTTAAAAAGCGGATTGCGGAGAAAAGTGTGGTCATCGGCAACCCTGTTCAGGTAAGCATACAGGCAAAATCGGAAAAACAGAATAAAATTGTCACGGCAGGGCGGTTGATGGCACAAAAAAACCATAAGATGCTCATCGACGCGTTTTCCCGGGTACATCAGGATTTTCCGGCGTGCAGGCTTTACATATACGGAGAAGGGGATTTACGCTGCAAGTTGGAAAAGCAGATCCGCGAACTCGGTTTGGAGGGATATGTCTTTTTACCCGGGAATATGGCGGATATCCACGAGCGTATTTCCGACGCAAAACTGTTTGTTTTATCTTCGGATTATGAGGGGCAATCCAATGCTTTATTGGAAGCGATGGCAATGGGTCTGCCGGTGATCTCGACCGACTGTGCCGGTTCGGACGAGGTGATCAGAGACGGCGAAAACGGTCTGCTTGTTCCGGTCGGAGACACGGATGCAATGGCGGTAAGCATTGAAAAACTGCTCGGGAACGATGAATTATGCGCAATTATGGGTGCACAAGCGAAAAAAGACGTTAAAAAATTTGATGCGGGATATATTCTCAGGCGGTGGTGTGATTTATTGATCGGAAGCGATAAAATCGAGACGGAGCGTGAGACGAATGAAACTCGAGACTCTCATCAAACAGACCGTGATGCGGCTGCTGCCGGCCAAATGGTGGGTAAAAATTGA
- a CDS encoding ATP-grasp fold amidoligase family protein, which translates to MKLETLIKQTVMRLLPAKWWVKIDYRFHMGRKCNLKNPRTFNEKLCWLKVYHKDNERTKLVDKYAVRQYIADKLGQAYVVPLLGVWKRFDEIDFNTLPEQFVLKPNHTSGDVFICEDKSKIDKEVLRETVNKWMRRRYYHQGREREYKRIKPRIIAEEYLTDQTGRGVMDYKFLCFNGKPRCLYTCQDRRDETGLKINYYDMQWQPLPIMKKHNIIGKTIEKPAFFDEMVHICELLSNPFPFVRLDLYETGGKIYFGEFTFCPDAGVKKFVPEEWDKTLGDWLELPYKTDEYEGTV; encoded by the coding sequence ATGAAACTCGAGACTCTCATCAAACAGACCGTGATGCGGCTGCTGCCGGCCAAATGGTGGGTAAAAATTGATTACCGATTCCATATGGGGCGAAAGTGCAACCTTAAGAACCCCCGGACATTCAACGAAAAACTCTGCTGGCTGAAGGTATATCACAAAGATAACGAGCGGACAAAGCTGGTGGACAAATATGCGGTGCGGCAATATATAGCCGATAAACTCGGACAAGCGTATGTAGTTCCGTTGTTGGGCGTTTGGAAACGGTTTGATGAGATTGATTTCAATACGCTTCCCGAACAATTTGTGCTGAAGCCGAACCACACTTCCGGTGATGTGTTTATCTGCGAGGACAAATCAAAGATTGATAAAGAAGTTCTGCGTGAAACGGTGAACAAGTGGATGCGGCGCAGGTATTATCATCAGGGTCGCGAAAGGGAATATAAGAGAATCAAACCGCGCATTATTGCCGAAGAATATTTGACCGATCAAACCGGCCGTGGGGTGATGGATTATAAGTTTCTCTGTTTTAACGGAAAACCCCGCTGTCTTTACACCTGTCAGGACCGCAGAGATGAGACCGGGTTGAAGATCAATTACTATGATATGCAATGGCAGCCTCTGCCTATTATGAAAAAGCACAATATCATCGGCAAAACGATTGAGAAGCCTGCTTTTTTTGACGAGATGGTACACATCTGCGAACTTCTTTCAAACCCCTTTCCGTTCGTCCGGCTGGATCTTTACGAGACCGGCGGAAAAATCTATTTCGGTGAGTTTACGTTCTGCCCCGACGCCGGAGTGAAGAAATTTGTCCCTGAGGAGTGGGATAAAACATTGGGGGATTGGTTGGAATTGCCGTATAAAACCGATGAATACGAGGGAACCGTATGA
- a CDS encoding ATP-grasp fold amidoligase family protein — MRAESVKYYLKHPQAFLMRVSGAGLLNWIPDKPYLLWYYRLIIKMRLNLKSPKTFTEKIQWLKLYNRTPLHTRISDKYAVREYIANRVGMEYTVPLLGIWNTFEEIDFDELPEQFVLKTTHDCGGNYICRDKRLLDISAAKDKIERHLRHNYYPYYREWAYKDIRPRIIAEEYLVDESGYELKDYKFMCFNGHPKYVNVCKNRESQAHPAVDMFDMQWKPLEDKIRYRDYQPSGCVFERPQSFEKMIEFCKILAKPFPFVRVDFYNIQGEIYIGELTLYPAAGYAVYETNTMNETVGSWLILPERKKEQKA, encoded by the coding sequence ATGAGAGCGGAAAGTGTAAAATACTATTTAAAACATCCGCAGGCGTTTTTAATGCGGGTATCAGGAGCCGGATTGCTGAACTGGATACCTGATAAACCGTATCTTTTATGGTATTATCGTTTGATTATAAAAATGAGGCTCAATTTGAAGTCGCCGAAGACCTTTACTGAGAAAATTCAATGGCTCAAGCTTTATAACAGAACCCCGCTTCATACGCGGATTTCAGATAAATATGCCGTTCGGGAATACATTGCAAATCGAGTCGGCATGGAATACACGGTGCCGCTGCTGGGCATCTGGAACACTTTTGAAGAGATTGATTTTGACGAACTTCCGGAGCAATTTGTATTGAAAACCACCCACGACTGCGGCGGGAACTACATCTGCAGGGATAAACGCTTATTGGATATCAGCGCCGCGAAAGATAAAATCGAGCGGCACTTGCGGCACAATTATTACCCTTATTATCGGGAATGGGCATATAAAGATATCCGACCCCGCATTATTGCGGAGGAATATCTGGTCGATGAGAGCGGATATGAACTTAAAGATTACAAATTTATGTGTTTTAACGGACATCCCAAGTATGTTAATGTCTGTAAAAACAGAGAGAGCCAAGCTCATCCGGCGGTTGACATGTTTGATATGCAGTGGAAACCCTTGGAGGATAAAATTAGATACAGGGATTATCAGCCCAGTGGCTGCGTTTTTGAACGACCGCAATCTTTTGAAAAAATGATTGAATTCTGCAAGATTCTCGCCAAGCCGTTTCCGTTCGTCCGGGTGGATTTTTACAATATTCAAGGCGAGATTTATATCGGTGAGCTTACCTTATATCCGGCTGCCGGGTATGCGGTTTATGAGACAAACACGATGAATGAGACGGTGGGCAGTTGGTTGATACTGCCTGAAAGGAAAAAAGAACAAAAAGCGTGA